The Rhododendron vialii isolate Sample 1 chromosome 1a, ASM3025357v1 region GTAGATACATGTTGGGTGCCTCGCGTTCATGCCAGCTTTGGAATGTAAGCTCCACTTGCTTATCGTAGTTTGATACGAGAGCTGGAGGCTCCTGCAGTGTGGTCACGGCTCATGGCATTGATCTTAGAcgtttgtttttctgtttgcCAATTCAATTGTCCATGTCAAAAATTATCGGAGTATATTTTCTTACTTACGATTCTAAAGATGTGTTGTGAGATAAATGTGCTATGATACTATGGTCATATGGTATTCGATCGTAGATGCATGATTGGATTATATCAAAAGTGCAAGACTGATACGATTTGAAAGATGTGTTGTGAGAATAATATGGTTCTATGGTTGCGCTGTTTTAATCGACCTTTTTTTTCTGTGTGTGTGGACGAATAAATGGACGAGccaaaattttgagtttgagctTGGGAAGGGTAAGAAAAATTCACCAACATGTTCACAAAATATCATTTATTTGTGCGTGAAGACTCAATGTCCCAAAGAATAAACTTAGAAAGAGCAACATAGGAGGTAAAGACAGTTAATGATTCTAGTGATTAGTGGCGGATGCAAAATTAGTACTTAGCGGGACTTGATTAATAacaaaaagtagattttataAATATATGCTCTTATTTGCTAAGTTTGGAGGAGAGACGAGATTGTGCATATATACGTTGCAgccatttgattttatttgcACAACTACAAAATTGTATACCAtggaattttttagtttttatcaCACAAACAATTTTATAAAGTTTTTCATCCTGAACCAGGCTTGTCTGCAGTCCAAACTTAAAACAGCAAAGGTGTGGTCGAAATGATCACAACCGTCGGATGGTGTTTTTAACGGtcgagatttaaaaaaaaaaaatggaaaagttcTGCAGAGTCCTTAACTTTTCCCtagaaaagttttttaaaatttgaaccattggaTGCAAAGATGAACGATTGTGATTAAACTACAGGGACTCTCTGCAATTAGACTGAATTGCAGAGAATCCACCTCCTTCATCATAGGCACTTGCAGGGCTAATTTCttataaatttttcaaattAACTTGGAAAATTAGCATAATTGGTGGAACTATTTGGAGTTATGCATGGGTTTGGGCTCTCCCTCAGCACCCTCGTTTCTTCCCCGCTCGTGGTattaatactttgtttggaacATGGAGAAGGAATGGAAAAGATggcaaagtttaaaaaaatttctattgtcttgttttcttgtcatgtgaatttacaatattatcaTTCCAAGTGTAAAagaatacacaaaaaaaaaaaattaattttgtaaattcacattATAAGAGAACAAAAAGAGAGTGTGAGTACAAAAAAAGagggtgtgaaaatcaattaccataaattttttctctttcttttcttacattttccttcttaattattttcattCACTTCCAACAagttccacaagttccaaacagatgATTAGGGATCTTAAAAAATTGGGGCTGGCATTTGGGATGTACAACTATAGACAGCTTTTGAACTCCCTATAGACTAACTAACTAATTTCCCGTTAACACTTCACTAATATATACcgtacaatattggcaaaagaaaaattaagacaaaagttcaaaaactgtttttttgaaagtgttttttgaaaacagaTCTATGGTCACTCGAACTTGACCAAGCCCAAATAAGGCTGGGCCCGCGAGGCCTTGCGGAGTGCGAGAAGGAAACCAAATGGAAGGAAATAGAACTACCGAAAGTAAACGAAAATGGAAGAAGTGGTTGggggcggaggaggaggaggaggaggcggtggGTACTTGTGGTGGGCCGCCGCAAGCACCGCCCAGATAGCGCTGGGCATCAAATCCATCCGCAGAGGCCACGCCGGCGACTCCCATCTGATGCCTTTCAAAGCCTTCATCGTCGCCTCTCTCTTTGTTGGCGCCACTGCCTCTGCCGCCGTCGCCCTTCTCCGTTCCTCTGGCGTCTACTCGGTACCCTCTCTCTCCGTTGTGTGGGTTTGTGTGTTTTTTCAGTTCGTTTTTGCTGATTATTTCGGTGCTTATGGGTGCAATGGAATGAGGTGAATTTAGCTCTAATTTTATGTTACCTGGCACGGGAACGAAAACGTTGTGTCAAACCACATTGCCAAAATTGTGTTACGGTAAGAGTAGGCCTCTATAGATGGCAATACTATGGTGTACTTAATTTCAAAAGATCAACATCCTTGTATCTTGCGAAAGCTCCAATCTCTCTAGTTTTTGCAGGAAAACACTTTGGATCACTGAATTTACCGTTTTGGGACGTAGGTGTACCATATTTCAGAACGGGTGATTGAAAACGCAATTCACTTGGGTATTAGCGTTTTCTGGTGACACGGGTCTAATTCTTGGCTTTGATCAGAGATGATTTTACATAGGATTTAACTTCTCTTTATTGAATGTTCTTTTCGGAAAGGAAAGGAATCGTAGGATTTGAGTTTGTTGAAAGGTCAGGAGGTTGCGTAGGATTTGTTTTTGGAAAGTGATAGAGTTAAGCTTCATTTGGATAGAGTTGGATTTTGAATGAAGGGGTTTGACTTGAACTATTGAATGGGAATAGCTCTAATTGAAGTTTGGGCAAAGTCCATTTTCACCTCTTGTGATTTGGACCATGTGCAGCTACACCCCCTCAGGTTCAATTTGGTACGGATGCACCCACTATGCCTTGTGAAAGTGTGCGCACACACCCAATTCCGTTCACGTTAATGTTAACGGAGGTGCATCACTGCATCTCACATGCCTCTTGAATATAGCCAAAATTTAATCCAAGCCATTCATACTGTATTAATCACAAAGTATAAAAATAATGTCCATCAGACATCAATAAGTCAGTGATCTTATTCTTGTTGAAATGAAAGGTAAATTTAAATTAGGAAATTTActtcataataaattttattcgACCATGAGGtttccatttttcaatcgaCTTGAATTTTAGCATGGATGTAATAAGCAtcaaactctacaatatcaacggttcgGATCCAATTTCGGGCACATCGGTTGGATAGGTTAGATTTAAGGAATACGGAAATCAAGGAATGAGACGAGGGCATATTGGACTTTTCATCATTTAGtgaattttgcaatttttttcgtCAATTGAGTGCACCTGCACATTTTCACAAAGCACATGGGGGTGCATCCACACCAAATTAAACTTGAGGGGGTGTAGTCGCACATGGCCCAAACCACAAGGGGTGAAagtagacattttttttttgggtaaagaaagattttattaccaaaagaGACGAATGCAAGTGAAACAAAGGGACATACCCCTGAAACCAAAAGGGACTATACAGAGATTCAACACAAAAGAACAAGACAAATAGCCCTATACATCATATCTACAAGATTTTCACCAAGATATTCCAAGCTTTACACAAAACCTTGTTGCCATGGCTAACCCCAGCTTTCTTCCAAGAATAGACCATGTCCTTCATATCGTTTATAATCCGATCATAGACTACCTCTGAGAATGGCTGCTTGTTACAAAAAATACACTCATTTCTAACCCTCCAAATGTGGTAGACTGACCCAGCCATAGCaaacttagagagagaagaaagaaaacctGACTTTTTGAGGTGATGAATAGCCCAATCAATCTCCTGAGACCAACAAGCAGGACAcctacaaaaaccaaacttcTGCAAAATTTTGGCCCAAACCAAAGCTGAAAAAGGACACTCAAAAAATAGGTGACTATGAGATTCAATCCCGCCACGACACAATACGCATATGGGATCCACCACTAAATCCCAAGAAAGAATTCTGTCCTTGGTAGAGAGTCTACCCCAACAAACAAGCCACATTATAAAAGCCCATCTAGGAATCCTTTGTTTAAACCAAACG contains the following coding sequences:
- the LOC131325332 gene encoding uncharacterized protein LOC131325332; the protein is MEEVVGGGGGGGGGGGYLWWAAASTAQIALGIKSIRRGHAGDSHLMPFKAFIVASLFVGATASAAVALLRSSGVYSVEDMKEVGANIRTGFGVPPRAQDK